One Thauera aromatica K172 genomic region harbors:
- the istA gene encoding IS21-like element IS1326 family transposase has translation MINVAILSAIRRWHFRDGASIREIARRSGLSRNTVRKYLQSKVVEPQYPARDSVGKLSPFEPKLRQWLSTEHKKTKKLRRNLRSMYRDLVALGFTGSYDRVCAFARQWKDSEQFKAQTSGKGCFIPLRFACGEAFQFDWSEDFARIAGKQVKLQIAQFKLAHSRAFVLRAYYQQKHEMLFDAHWHAFQIFGGIPKRGIYDNMKTAVDSVGRGKERRVNQRFTAMVSHYLFDAQFCNPASGWEKGQIEKNVQDSRQRLWQGAPDFQSLADLNVWLEHRCKALWSELRHPELDQTVQEAFADEQGELMALPNAFDAFVEQTKRVTSTCLVHHEGNRYSVPASYANRAISLRIYADKLVMAAEGQHIAEHPRLFGSGHARRGHTQYDWHHYLSVLQKKPGALRNGAPFAELPPAFKKLQSILLQRPGGDRDMVEILALVLHHDEGAVLSAVELALECGKPSKEHVLNLLGRLTEEPPPKPIPIPKGLRLTLEPQANVNRYDSLRRAHDAA, from the coding sequence GTGATAAACGTGGCGATATTGAGCGCAATTCGACGCTGGCATTTTCGCGATGGTGCGTCGATTCGGGAAATAGCCCGACGAAGCGGCCTGTCCAGGAACACCGTTCGCAAGTATTTGCAAAGCAAGGTGGTTGAACCGCAGTACCCAGCGCGAGACAGCGTTGGCAAGTTAAGTCCTTTTGAGCCCAAGTTAAGGCAGTGGCTCTCCACCGAGCACAAAAAGACAAAGAAGCTGCGCAGAAACCTGCGCAGCATGTACCGGGATTTGGTCGCTTTGGGCTTTACCGGGTCTTATGACCGAGTGTGTGCCTTTGCCCGACAGTGGAAAGATTCCGAACAGTTCAAGGCGCAAACCTCGGGCAAGGGTTGTTTCATCCCCTTGCGCTTTGCTTGTGGCGAAGCCTTCCAATTCGATTGGAGTGAGGACTTTGCCCGCATAGCGGGCAAACAGGTCAAACTTCAGATTGCCCAGTTTAAGTTGGCCCACAGCCGGGCCTTTGTGCTTCGGGCTTACTACCAGCAAAAACATGAAATGCTGTTTGATGCCCACTGGCATGCCTTTCAAATCTTCGGTGGCATTCCCAAGCGCGGCATCTACGACAACATGAAGACCGCTGTGGATTCGGTGGGGCGTGGCAAAGAGCGCAGGGTCAATCAGCGGTTCACTGCCATGGTCAGCCACTACCTGTTTGATGCGCAGTTCTGTAATCCAGCATCGGGTTGGGAGAAAGGCCAGATTGAGAAGAACGTGCAGGATTCCCGCCAACGCCTGTGGCAAGGGGCACCAGACTTTCAAAGCCTTGCTGATTTGAATGTGTGGCTTGAGCATCGCTGCAAAGCGCTGTGGTCTGAGCTGCGCCACCCCGAATTGGACCAAACCGTGCAAGAGGCCTTTGCCGATGAACAAGGCGAGTTGATGGCGCTACCCAATGCCTTTGATGCATTCGTGGAGCAAACCAAGCGAGTCACTTCAACCTGCCTTGTTCACCACGAGGGCAATCGCTACAGCGTTCCTGCCAGTTACGCCAACAGGGCCATCAGCCTTCGGATTTATGCAGACAAGCTGGTGATGGCTGCCGAAGGCCAACACATTGCCGAGCATCCAAGATTGTTTGGCAGTGGCCACGCTCGGCGTGGCCACACACAATACGACTGGCACCATTACTTGTCTGTGCTTCAGAAGAAACCTGGGGCGTTGCGCAATGGTGCGCCATTTGCTGAATTGCCACCCGCGTTCAAGAAGCTTCAATCCATCTTGCTGCAACGCCCCGGCGGTGACCGTGACATGGTGGAAATTCTGGCCCTTGTATTGCACCACGATGAAGGTGCGGTACTCAGTGCTGTGGAATTGGCATTGGAGTGTGGCAAGCCATCGAAGGAGCATGTGCTTAATCTGTTGGGACGTTTGACCGAAGAACCTCCACCCAAACCGATTCCAATTCCCAAGGGGTTAAGGCTGACATTGGAACCACAGGCCAACGTGAACCGCTATGACAGTTTAAGGAGAGCCCATGATGCAGCATGA
- the tetR(A) gene encoding tetracycline resistance transcriptional repressor TetR(A) — MTKLQPNTVIRAALDLLNEVGVDGLTTRKLAERLGVQQPALYWHFRNKRALLDALAEAMLAENHTHSVPRADDDWRSFLIGNARSFRQALLAYRDGARIHAGTRPGAPQMETADAQLRFLCEAGFSAGDAVNALMTISYFTVGAVLEEQAGDSDAGERGGTVEQAPLSPLLRAAIDAFDEAGPDAAFEQGLAVIVDGLAKRRLVVRNVEGPRKGDD, encoded by the coding sequence ATGACAAAGTTGCAGCCGAATACAGTGATCCGTGCCGCCCTGGACCTGTTGAACGAGGTCGGCGTAGACGGTCTGACGACACGCAAACTGGCGGAACGGTTGGGGGTTCAGCAGCCGGCGCTTTACTGGCACTTCAGGAACAAGCGGGCGCTGCTCGACGCACTGGCCGAAGCCATGCTGGCGGAGAATCATACGCATTCGGTGCCGAGAGCCGACGACGACTGGCGCTCATTTCTGATCGGGAATGCCCGCAGCTTCAGGCAGGCGCTGCTCGCCTACCGCGATGGCGCGCGCATCCATGCCGGCACGCGACCGGGCGCACCGCAGATGGAAACGGCCGACGCGCAGCTTCGCTTCCTCTGCGAGGCGGGTTTTTCGGCCGGGGACGCCGTCAATGCGCTGATGACAATCAGCTACTTCACTGTTGGGGCCGTGCTTGAGGAGCAGGCCGGCGACAGCGATGCCGGCGAGCGCGGCGGCACCGTTGAACAGGCTCCGCTCTCGCCGCTGTTGCGGGCCGCGATAGACGCCTTCGACGAAGCCGGTCCGGACGCAGCGTTCGAGCAGGGACTCGCGGTGATTGTCGATGGATTGGCGAAAAGGAGGCTCGTTGTCAGGAACGTTGAAGGACCGAGAAAGGGTGACGATTGA
- the tet(A) gene encoding tetracycline efflux MFS transporter Tet(A) gives MKPNRPLIVILSTVALDAVGIGLIMPVLPGLLRDLVHSNDVTAHYGILLALYALMQFACAPVLGALSDRFGRRPVLLVSLAGAAVDYAIMATAPFLWVLYIGRIVAGITGATGAVAGAYIADITDGDERARHFGFMSACFGFGMVAGPVLGGLMGGFSPHAPFFAAAALNGLNFLTGCFLLPESHKGERRPLRREALNPLASFRWARGMTVVAALMAVFFIMQLVGQVPAALWVIFGEDRFHWDATTIGISLAAFGILHSLAQAMITGPVAARLGERRALMLGMIADGTGYILLAFATRGWMAFPIMVLLASGGIGMPALQAMLSRQVDEERQGQLQGSLAALTSLTSIVGPLLFTAIYAASITTWNGWAWIAGAALYLLCLPALRRGLWSGAGQRADR, from the coding sequence GTGAAACCCAACAGACCCCTGATCGTAATTCTGAGCACTGTCGCGCTCGACGCTGTCGGCATCGGCCTGATTATGCCGGTGCTGCCGGGCCTCCTGCGCGATCTGGTTCACTCGAACGACGTCACCGCCCACTATGGCATTCTGCTGGCGCTGTATGCGTTGATGCAATTTGCCTGCGCACCTGTGCTGGGCGCGCTGTCGGATCGTTTCGGGCGGCGGCCGGTCTTGCTCGTCTCGCTGGCCGGCGCTGCTGTCGACTACGCCATCATGGCGACGGCGCCTTTCCTTTGGGTTCTCTATATCGGGCGGATCGTGGCCGGCATCACCGGGGCGACTGGGGCGGTAGCCGGCGCTTATATTGCCGATATCACTGATGGCGATGAGCGCGCGCGGCACTTCGGCTTCATGAGCGCCTGTTTCGGGTTCGGGATGGTCGCGGGACCTGTGCTCGGTGGGCTGATGGGCGGTTTCTCCCCCCACGCTCCGTTCTTCGCCGCGGCAGCCTTGAACGGCCTCAATTTCCTGACGGGCTGTTTCCTTTTGCCGGAGTCGCACAAAGGCGAACGCCGGCCGTTACGCCGGGAGGCTCTCAACCCGCTCGCTTCGTTCCGGTGGGCCCGGGGCATGACCGTCGTCGCCGCCCTGATGGCGGTCTTCTTCATCATGCAACTTGTCGGACAGGTGCCGGCCGCGCTTTGGGTCATTTTCGGCGAGGATCGCTTTCACTGGGACGCGACCACGATCGGCATTTCGCTTGCCGCATTTGGCATTCTGCATTCACTCGCCCAGGCAATGATCACCGGCCCTGTAGCCGCCCGGCTCGGCGAAAGGCGGGCACTCATGCTCGGAATGATTGCCGACGGCACAGGCTACATCCTGCTTGCCTTCGCGACACGGGGATGGATGGCGTTCCCGATCATGGTCCTGCTTGCTTCGGGTGGCATCGGAATGCCGGCGCTGCAAGCAATGTTGTCCAGGCAGGTGGATGAGGAACGTCAGGGGCAGCTGCAAGGCTCACTGGCGGCGCTCACCAGCCTGACCTCGATCGTCGGACCCCTCCTCTTCACGGCGATCTATGCGGCTTCTATAACAACGTGGAACGGGTGGGCATGGATTGCAGGCGCTGCCCTCTACTTGCTCTGCCTGCCGGCGCTGCGTCGCGGGCTTTGGAGCGGCGCAGGGCAACGAGCCGATCGCTGA
- a CDS encoding EamA family transporter, translating into MFTAIAPAIWGSTYIVTTQYLPNFSPMTVAMLRALPAGLLLVMIVRQIPTGIWWMRIFILGALNISLFWSLLFISVYRLPGGVAATVGAVQPLMVVFISAALLGSPIRLMAVLGAICGTAGVALLVLTPNAALDPVGVAAGLAGAVSMAFGTVLTRKWQPPVPLLTFTAWQLAAGGLLLVPVALVFDPPIPMPTGTNVLGLAWLGLIGAGLTYFLWFRGISRLEPTVVSLLGFLSPGTAVLLGWLFLDQTLSALQIIGVLLVIGSIWLGQRSNRTPRARIACRKSP; encoded by the coding sequence TTGTTCACAGCGATAGCACCTGCCATTTGGGGCAGCACCTACATTGTCACCACCCAATACCTGCCGAACTTCTCACCGATGACGGTCGCGATGCTGCGGGCGTTGCCGGCGGGTTTATTGCTCGTGATGATCGTCCGACAGATTCCAACGGGAATCTGGTGGATGCGCATCTTCATCCTCGGCGCACTTAATATTTCGCTATTCTGGAGCTTGTTGTTTATTTCGGTCTACCGCCTGCCGGGCGGGGTCGCGGCGACGGTAGGCGCTGTGCAGCCGCTGATGGTCGTGTTCATCTCTGCCGCTCTGCTAGGTAGCCCGATACGATTGATGGCGGTCCTGGGGGCTATTTGCGGAACTGCGGGCGTGGCGCTGTTGGTGTTGACACCAAACGCAGCGCTAGATCCTGTCGGCGTCGCAGCGGGCCTGGCGGGGGCGGTTTCCATGGCGTTCGGAACCGTGCTGACCCGCAAGTGGCAACCTCCCGTGCCTCTGCTCACCTTTACCGCCTGGCAACTGGCGGCCGGAGGACTTCTGCTCGTTCCAGTAGCTTTAGTGTTTGATCCGCCAATCCCGATGCCTACAGGAACCAATGTTCTCGGCCTGGCGTGGCTCGGCCTGATCGGAGCGGGTTTAACCTACTTCCTTTGGTTCCGGGGGATCTCGCGACTCGAACCTACAGTTGTTTCCTTACTGGGCTTTCTCAGCCCGGGGACCGCCGTGTTGCTAGGATGGTTGTTCTTGGATCAGACGCTGAGTGCGCTTCAAATCATCGGCGTCCTGCTCGTGATCGGGAGTATCTGGCTGGGCCAACGTTCCAACCGCACTCCTAGGGCGCGTATAGCTTGCCGGAAGTCGCCTTGA
- a CDS encoding zincin-like metallopeptidase domain-containing protein — protein sequence MAMTKAEAEGVARLFLTDYPGALELAYKFRDNTAQLYGPRAVEVPQDMKGGYLPKETIAPNGRTYRGRVDIPLENVQDARDLLITLRHEVLGHYGANTFAPAEKRALLDGVIAGREEPTLKPLWDDINERYAGTSLDMRAEEVIALQSEGIAPRHHVGNDQVQQRGQQSFKETCIARVRPMGADDLHNIVCMVAQGLHDRTRTQQTFPEINELFRRDNTMEPKKPFHEVVAEKLIEQLKAGTAPWQKPWQPGEPNSLMPMNPTTGKRYKGINAIHLMAQGRDDSRWMTYKQAAAAGAQVRKGEKGTPVQYWKFSEEQDKLDDQGRPVRDANGEKIKETVQLERPRVFFATVFNGEQIDGLPPQQIKPKAEQQWDAVERAEHILQASGAKITHAAGDRAFYRPSTDSITLPEKSQFESADRYYATALHELGHWTGHPSRLDRDLAHPFGSEGYAKEELRAEISSMIVGDELGIGHDPEQHAAYVGSWIKALQDDPLEIFRASSDAEKIHDYVLAFEQVQVQEQDQAQQQEKELAMQPTNIDNLPGRLVDRLADNGIMSRPDAEVTSALRDLHTGTEATRAIDIQALNEASEKAFGFTLPADWIGQVQVQGNVMEGEGDDQHVTSAASLGVEPQFYGVYARREDGTHQWLADFDGEQQADELAQRLAAVDAYAEVNDVERAAKLARVHEERVRRDPNSTDEDISAAKEARKDAEMTVMLNDQDLQNRIAEHEREQQEQAQGATAAPAQQKAEREYINVPFKEKDEAKGLGARWDRQQQSWYVPPGVDTAPFAKWAQGAATAAAEPQAAQQATQGQEQAQKPAQARQYLAVPYAERGEAKAAGALWDKAAKSWYAGPRADMAKLERWNPDNVSAQQGPAMTPREEFAQAMRSAGLFVGQRPDGDHPIMDGKKHRVPVDGGKSGTLDGFYVGHLDGHPAGRIINNKTGTDITWKSKGYALSDEEKAKLQAEAATKLAEREAAQEQAHEATAQRVGRQMATLAPIEQPTPYLEAKGIKPQAGVLTDKEGQKTYIPVFDADGKQWAMQYIQEDGTKRFAKDSKKEGCFHPVGGMDALAAAPALVISEGYATAASNSEALGFATVAAFDSGNLPHVARALHEKYPDKPIIIAGDDDKAQELERGYNPGRAKAEEAAKAVGGKAIFPIFAPGEQAGDPKGFTDFNDLANKSELGREGVQRQVSTAVGKVLVDVGQQEKAQRIDQEQKREQKQEQRPRRAAKIG from the coding sequence ATGGCCATGACCAAGGCTGAAGCCGAAGGGGTAGCGCGGTTGTTCTTGACCGACTACCCCGGCGCGCTTGAGCTGGCCTACAAGTTCCGCGACAACACGGCCCAGCTTTACGGGCCGCGTGCCGTGGAAGTGCCCCAGGACATGAAGGGCGGCTATCTGCCGAAAGAGACGATAGCCCCCAACGGACGCACCTATCGGGGTCGCGTGGACATTCCCCTGGAAAACGTCCAGGACGCCCGCGACTTGCTCATTACGTTGCGCCATGAGGTTCTAGGGCACTACGGGGCCAACACCTTCGCACCGGCCGAGAAGCGGGCCTTGCTCGATGGCGTGATCGCCGGCCGCGAAGAACCAACGCTCAAGCCGCTATGGGATGACATCAACGAACGCTATGCCGGCACATCGCTGGACATGCGCGCCGAGGAAGTCATTGCCCTGCAATCCGAAGGCATCGCACCACGTCACCACGTTGGCAACGACCAGGTGCAACAGCGAGGCCAGCAATCCTTCAAGGAAACCTGCATCGCCCGTGTCCGGCCGATGGGGGCCGACGACCTGCACAACATCGTGTGCATGGTCGCCCAGGGCCTGCACGACCGCACCAGGACACAGCAGACATTCCCGGAGATCAACGAACTATTCAGAAGGGACAACACTATGGAACCGAAGAAGCCGTTTCATGAAGTGGTGGCCGAAAAGCTGATCGAACAGCTCAAGGCTGGCACCGCGCCGTGGCAAAAACCGTGGCAACCAGGCGAACCTAATTCGCTGATGCCGATGAACCCCACCACCGGCAAACGCTACAAAGGCATTAACGCAATTCACCTGATGGCCCAAGGCCGGGATGACTCGCGCTGGATGACCTACAAGCAGGCGGCGGCCGCCGGCGCACAGGTGCGCAAGGGCGAGAAAGGCACGCCCGTTCAATACTGGAAATTCAGCGAAGAGCAAGACAAGCTGGATGACCAGGGCCGGCCGGTGCGCGATGCGAACGGCGAGAAGATCAAGGAAACCGTCCAGCTCGAACGGCCCCGCGTGTTCTTCGCTACCGTTTTCAACGGCGAGCAGATCGACGGCCTGCCGCCGCAGCAGATCAAGCCCAAGGCAGAACAGCAGTGGGATGCCGTGGAGCGGGCCGAACACATCCTGCAAGCGTCCGGGGCGAAGATCACCCACGCGGCCGGGGATCGGGCTTTCTATCGGCCTTCGACCGACAGCATCACCCTGCCGGAAAAAAGCCAGTTCGAGAGCGCCGACCGCTACTACGCGACGGCCTTGCACGAGCTGGGACATTGGACTGGCCACCCTTCGCGCCTCGACCGTGACCTTGCCCATCCGTTCGGATCGGAGGGGTACGCCAAGGAAGAATTGCGGGCCGAGATTTCTTCGATGATCGTGGGCGACGAGCTGGGCATTGGCCACGACCCCGAGCAGCACGCCGCTTATGTCGGTTCCTGGATCAAGGCGCTGCAAGACGATCCGCTGGAAATTTTCCGCGCCTCATCCGACGCCGAGAAAATCCATGATTACGTGCTGGCCTTCGAGCAGGTGCAGGTGCAGGAGCAAGACCAGGCCCAGCAGCAAGAAAAGGAGCTGGCCATGCAACCAACCAACATCGACAACCTGCCCGGCCGCCTGGTGGATCGGCTGGCCGACAACGGCATCATGTCCCGGCCTGATGCCGAGGTCACAAGCGCGCTGCGCGACTTGCACACTGGCACCGAGGCGACCAGGGCAATCGACATTCAGGCGCTGAACGAAGCCAGCGAAAAGGCATTTGGCTTCACGCTGCCCGCTGACTGGATCGGCCAGGTGCAAGTCCAGGGCAACGTCATGGAAGGCGAAGGCGACGATCAGCACGTCACTTCGGCCGCATCCCTTGGCGTTGAACCGCAGTTCTATGGGGTGTATGCCCGCCGGGAAGATGGCACGCACCAATGGCTTGCTGACTTCGACGGCGAACAGCAGGCCGACGAGCTGGCCCAGCGCCTGGCGGCGGTCGATGCCTACGCCGAAGTGAACGATGTTGAGCGAGCGGCGAAGCTGGCCCGCGTCCATGAAGAGCGGGTGCGCCGCGATCCGAACAGCACCGACGAGGACATTTCAGCCGCTAAAGAAGCACGCAAAGACGCTGAAATGACCGTGATGCTGAACGACCAGGACTTGCAGAATCGCATTGCCGAGCATGAGCGCGAGCAGCAGGAGCAGGCCCAGGGCGCGACGGCTGCGCCGGCGCAGCAGAAGGCCGAACGCGAGTACATCAACGTGCCTTTCAAGGAAAAAGACGAGGCCAAGGGACTCGGGGCACGCTGGGATCGTCAGCAACAGTCCTGGTACGTGCCGCCGGGCGTCGATACCGCACCGTTTGCCAAATGGGCGCAGGGAGCCGCTACAGCGGCCGCAGAGCCACAGGCGGCCCAGCAGGCCACCCAGGGCCAGGAGCAGGCGCAGAAGCCCGCACAGGCCCGCCAGTACCTTGCCGTGCCCTATGCCGAGCGTGGCGAGGCCAAAGCGGCCGGCGCGCTTTGGGATAAGGCGGCGAAGTCCTGGTATGCCGGCCCGCGTGCCGACATGGCCAAGCTGGAACGCTGGAACCCCGACAACGTATCGGCCCAGCAAGGGCCGGCTATGACGCCAAGGGAAGAGTTCGCGCAAGCCATGCGCAGCGCCGGCCTATTCGTCGGCCAGCGACCGGACGGCGACCATCCAATCATGGACGGCAAGAAACATCGCGTGCCGGTGGACGGCGGCAAGTCTGGAACCCTGGACGGCTTCTATGTCGGGCACCTGGACGGCCACCCGGCCGGCCGGATCATCAACAACAAGACCGGCACGGACATTACCTGGAAGAGCAAGGGCTATGCCTTGAGCGACGAGGAAAAGGCCAAGCTGCAAGCCGAGGCCGCGACCAAGCTGGCCGAGCGCGAGGCCGCACAGGAGCAGGCGCACGAAGCCACGGCCCAGCGTGTCGGCCGTCAGATGGCCACCCTTGCGCCCATCGAGCAGCCGACGCCGTACCTGGAAGCCAAGGGCATCAAGCCGCAGGCGGGCGTGCTGACCGACAAGGAAGGCCAGAAAACCTACATTCCGGTGTTCGATGCGGACGGCAAGCAATGGGCGATGCAGTACATCCAGGAGGACGGCACCAAGCGGTTCGCCAAGGACAGCAAGAAGGAAGGATGCTTTCATCCGGTCGGCGGCATGGATGCCTTGGCCGCAGCGCCGGCCCTGGTCATTTCCGAGGGCTATGCCACAGCGGCGAGCAATTCCGAGGCGCTGGGCTTTGCCACGGTCGCGGCGTTCGACTCGGGCAACCTGCCCCACGTCGCCCGCGCACTGCATGAGAAGTACCCGGACAAGCCCATCATCATCGCCGGCGACGACGACAAGGCCCAGGAGCTGGAACGCGGCTACAACCCCGGCCGGGCCAAGGCCGAGGAAGCCGCAAAGGCAGTAGGTGGCAAGGCCATCTTCCCGATCTTTGCACCGGGCGAGCAGGCCGGCGATCCCAAGGGCTTCACCGACTTCAACGACTTGGCCAACAAGAGCGAGCTGGGGCGCGAAGGCGTACAGCGTCAGGTCAGTACGGCCGTGGGCAAGGTGCTGGTCGATGTTGGCCAGCAGGAGAAGGCGCAGAGGATCGACCAGGAACAGAAGCGCGAGCAGAAACAGGAGCAGCGGCCGAGGCGGGCCGCCAAGATCGGATAA
- a CDS encoding DNA topoisomerase III gives MRLFIAEKPSVAKAIAEALGVTSKGDGYIECGTDKITWCFGHMLEQAEPDEYTPDDVPRNKAGKKIWRIEELPIIPETWILRPKDDAKKQLAVIGKLIKEAGEIVNAGDPDREGQLLVDEVLHHFKANKPTRRFWVSAQDTVTVKRGLAALKENNTYRGWADAARGRARADWLIGMNLSRAYTLRAQRGGSRALLTVGRVQTPTLALVVNRDREIEAFKPVPYHTIRAAIQHEGGTFMAAWKAKEDQAGLDSEGRLVDTAVADALVASIKGQPGSIAEYKQEAKKQNQPLAFALSDITVLASNKYGYSAEDVLNTCQSLYETHKLTSYPRTDCAYLPESQHADAANVLDAVKHVNPELAGLVDAADPRIKSKTWNDSKITAHHGIVPTMHKGNKAGLSERERNIYELIVRAYIAQFYPLHEYMQTTVGVDVAGETFAASGKVVTKNGWRDVYDQADEDTDKEQDDSDSQRLPTMKQGDGVTCTDASRKDSKTKPPQRFTEGTLTRAMENIHKFVADAEHKKMLREGDGIGTSATRASIIAELKRREFLETKGKQIISTTLGRSVIDALPEVVKSPVLTALYERMLKGIEQGTAELAAFITKQESFIRDQVAKANTGAVSIAGGKEAAPVSTLHKCMACGTGLSRRPSKKKGHFWWGCSNYPACKQTYPDLKGRPDYSKGRSGPADSTTDKE, from the coding sequence ATGCGACTTTTCATCGCTGAAAAACCATCCGTAGCAAAAGCCATTGCCGAGGCGCTGGGCGTCACAAGCAAAGGCGACGGCTACATCGAGTGCGGCACCGACAAAATTACCTGGTGCTTTGGCCACATGCTGGAACAGGCCGAGCCGGACGAGTACACGCCGGACGACGTGCCGCGCAACAAGGCCGGCAAGAAAATCTGGCGCATCGAAGAGCTGCCCATCATCCCGGAAACGTGGATTCTGCGGCCAAAGGACGATGCCAAGAAGCAGCTTGCCGTAATCGGCAAACTCATCAAGGAAGCGGGCGAAATCGTCAACGCCGGCGACCCCGACCGCGAAGGTCAGTTGCTGGTCGATGAAGTGCTGCACCACTTCAAGGCCAACAAGCCGACGCGCCGTTTTTGGGTGTCGGCTCAAGACACCGTAACGGTCAAGCGTGGCTTGGCCGCGCTGAAAGAGAACAACACCTATCGCGGCTGGGCTGATGCGGCCCGAGGGCGCGCACGCGCTGACTGGCTGATCGGCATGAACCTTTCCCGCGCCTACACCCTGCGGGCGCAGCGCGGCGGTTCCAGGGCCTTGCTGACCGTGGGCCGCGTGCAGACCCCGACGCTGGCCCTGGTTGTGAATCGTGACCGCGAAATCGAGGCGTTCAAGCCCGTTCCGTACCACACGATCCGGGCCGCGATCCAGCATGAAGGCGGCACGTTTATGGCCGCCTGGAAGGCGAAGGAGGATCAAGCCGGCCTGGACAGCGAAGGCCGCCTTGTCGATACCGCCGTGGCCGATGCCCTGGTGGCCAGCATCAAGGGCCAGCCAGGCAGCATTGCCGAGTACAAGCAGGAAGCGAAGAAGCAGAACCAGCCGCTGGCGTTCGCGCTGTCCGACATTACGGTACTGGCGTCAAACAAGTACGGGTACAGCGCCGAGGACGTGCTGAATACCTGCCAGTCGCTTTATGAAACGCACAAGCTGACCAGCTACCCGCGAACCGACTGCGCCTACCTGCCCGAGTCGCAGCACGCCGACGCCGCCAACGTGCTCGATGCCGTCAAGCATGTGAACCCGGAGCTGGCCGGCCTGGTCGATGCCGCCGATCCGCGCATCAAGTCAAAGACCTGGAACGATTCCAAGATCACCGCGCACCACGGCATCGTGCCGACCATGCACAAGGGCAACAAGGCCGGCTTGAGCGAGCGCGAGCGCAACATCTATGAATTGATCGTGCGGGCCTACATCGCGCAGTTCTACCCACTGCACGAATACATGCAGACCACCGTGGGCGTGGACGTGGCCGGCGAGACGTTCGCTGCCAGCGGCAAGGTAGTCACGAAAAACGGCTGGCGTGACGTGTACGACCAGGCCGACGAGGACACCGACAAGGAGCAGGACGACAGCGATAGCCAGCGCCTGCCGACGATGAAGCAAGGCGACGGCGTGACTTGCACGGATGCGAGCCGCAAGGATTCCAAGACGAAGCCACCGCAGCGGTTCACCGAGGGCACGCTGACCCGCGCAATGGAGAACATCCACAAGTTCGTGGCCGACGCCGAGCACAAGAAGATGCTGCGCGAAGGCGATGGCATCGGCACTTCCGCAACCCGCGCTTCGATCATTGCCGAGTTGAAGCGGCGCGAGTTCCTGGAAACCAAGGGCAAGCAAATTATCAGCACCACCTTGGGCCGCAGCGTGATCGACGCGCTGCCCGAAGTCGTGAAAAGTCCGGTTCTCACCGCGCTTTACGAACGCATGTTGAAGGGCATCGAGCAGGGCACCGCCGAGCTGGCCGCGTTCATCACGAAACAAGAATCCTTCATCCGCGACCAGGTGGCCAAGGCCAACACCGGGGCCGTGTCCATCGCCGGCGGTAAAGAAGCCGCGCCAGTGTCCACCCTGCACAAGTGCATGGCGTGCGGCACCGGCCTTTCGCGCCGGCCGAGCAAGAAGAAGGGGCATTTCTGGTGGGGATGCAGCAACTACCCCGCTTGCAAGCAGACCTATCCCGACCTGAAAGGCCGGCCCGACTACAGCAAGGGCCGCAGCGGCCCCGCAGATTCAACCACCGACAAGGAGTAA
- the traF gene encoding conjugative transfer signal peptidase TraF, whose amino-acid sequence MKNVAKRITVGVAIAGAAVLVLGAACYAAGARINTTKSIPVGLYWTTSAPVEKGAYVLWCPPKAGVFDDAKERGYIGAGFCAGGYGYMMKRVLAAKSDTVTVTDDGVRVNGELLPLSKPIKADSAGRPLPRFQADRYTLGNSEVLLMSDVSGTSFDGRYFGPINLSQIKTVIRPVITW is encoded by the coding sequence ATGAAGAACGTGGCGAAACGCATCACCGTAGGCGTGGCCATCGCCGGCGCGGCCGTCCTGGTGCTGGGCGCGGCCTGCTATGCCGCCGGTGCCCGCATCAACACGACCAAGAGCATCCCAGTCGGCCTGTACTGGACAACCAGCGCGCCGGTGGAGAAGGGCGCTTACGTGCTTTGGTGCCCGCCGAAAGCGGGCGTGTTCGATGACGCCAAGGAAAGGGGTTACATCGGGGCCGGCTTCTGCGCGGGCGGGTACGGCTACATGATGAAGCGCGTTTTAGCCGCTAAAAGCGACACCGTGACCGTCACTGATGACGGCGTGCGGGTGAATGGCGAGCTGCTGCCCTTGAGCAAGCCGATCAAGGCCGATTCCGCTGGCAGGCCATTGCCGCGTTTCCAGGCCGACCGCTACACGCTGGGCAATTCCGAGGTGCTGCTTATGTCGGACGTAAGCGGCACTTCCTTCGATGGCCGTTACTTCGGGCCAATCAATCTTTCGCAAATCAAGACCGTGATTCGTCCGGTCATCACCTGGTAG